In a single window of the Notamacropus eugenii isolate mMacEug1 chromosome 4, mMacEug1.pri_v2, whole genome shotgun sequence genome:
- the PRAM1 gene encoding PML-RARA-regulated adapter molecule 1 isoform X1 codes for MLCVSQQSHQDFQNLKAKFQGTQAGFGELPRKPPLPKGSQLPGLGQANTISESSFSSGTPAANWRGPPWQGQGTPPSPWLPNLGRGSQASPRTREAPRDQQTSWGIAGDAAEKASSLPSPIPLGSPRTPRKDQGLSVPRRRPLPPLKNLGPQPPKPPLPPGTLHLERFRRKEVTNRRAAGKKIILGGGTQVPALPKKPGSFSSSNCLGPPVPAIPQDPDEIYDDVEPNPCPPGPRRRGDLLVAERTLKDSQQPGQQMWNSWKPSEEVKTEEICKPLKLPKPLKQYKKEEKAEREFRKKFKFEGDIVTLTRMMIDPNANTRRGGGRNLAIRRGEILDVIQFTSREQILCRDVSGKYGFVPRTVLLPLETEVYDDVSF; via the exons atgctTTGTGTCTCACAGCAGAGTCATCAGGACTTTCAAAACCTGAAAGCTAAGTTCCAGGGCACGCAGGCTGGGTTTGGTGAGCTACCCAGGAAGCCACCACTGCCCAAAGGCTCTCAGCTGCCAGGTCTGGGTCAAGCCAATACTATTTCTGAGAGTTCCTTTTCTTCTGGGACTCCTGCTGCTAATTGGAGGGGACCTCCATGGCAAGGACAAGGGACCCCACCTAGCCCTTGGCTCCCTAACCTAGGGAGAGGCTCTCAAGCCAGTCCCAGGACCAGGGAGGCTCCAAGAGACCAGCAGACATCGTGGGGAATTGCAGGGGATGCTGCAGAGAAGGCTTCCTCACTTCCAAGCCCTATCCCCTTGGGCTCTCCAAGGACACCTAGGAAGGATCAGGGCCTGAGTGTCCCCCGCAGGAGACCTCTGCCACCTCTGAAGAATCTTGGTCCCCAGCCTCCCAAGCCCCCCCTTCCACCAGGTACCCTGCATTTAGAACGTTTCAGGAGAAAAGAGGTCACTAACAGAAGAGCTGCAG GCAAGAAAATCATCCTGGGTGGGGGGACCCAAGTGCCAGCACTTCCAAAGAAGCCAGGATCCTTCTCCAGTAGCAACTGCCTGGGTCCTCCAGTTCCTGCCATTCCACA GGATCCAGATGAGATCTATGATGATGTGGAGCCAAACCCCTGCCCACCAGGCCCCAGGAGGAGAG GTGATCTACTGGTTGCAGAAAGAACTCTCAAAGATTCCCAACAACCTGGCCAGCAAATGTG GAACAGTTGGAAACCCTCAGAAGAGGTTAAGACAGAGGAAATCTGCAAACCCCTGAAGCTCCCCAAACCCCTGAAGCAgtacaaaaaggaagagaaagcagaaagagaatTCAGGAAGAAATTTAAG TTTGAAGGGGACATTGTGACTTTGACAAGGATGATGATCGACCCCAATGCCAATACCCGTCGTGGGGGTGGTAGAAACTTGGCTATTAGACGTGGGGAAATCCTGGATGTGATCCAATTCACCAGCAGAGAACAGATTCTATGCCGGGATGTCAGTGGAAAAT ATGGCTTCGTTCCTAGAACAGTTCTGCTCCCCCT GGAGACAGAAGTCTACGATGATGTTAGTTTCTAA
- the LOC140499469 gene encoding acidic leucine-rich nuclear phosphoprotein 32 family member B-like isoform X1 has protein sequence MDIKRRVTLELRNRKPGEVKDLVLDNCFSDDGKIGGLSSEFENLEFLSMVDINLVSLANLPKLPRLRKLELSDNHLSGGLEVLAERTPSLVQLNLSGNKIKDINTLEPLKKLPNLKSLDLFKCDVTMLMSYRESVFALLPQLTYLDGYDVDDKEAPDSDPEAEGLDSVCGENGEVIGEEEEEDEEEEELDEDVIDEEEDEDDEDVDGEEDEEEDEEEEDEEEDGVEDEEDEEDEDDDGEEDEEEEGEEPQHGEKRKRAADDEGEDSEEDEED, from the exons ATGGACATCAAGAGGCGGGTTACGCTGGAGCTGCGGAACAGGAAGCCGGGGGAG GTGAAGGATCTAGTCTTGGATAACTGCTTCTCAGATGATGGAAAGATTGGGGGCCTGTCTTCAGAATTTGAAAATCTTGAGTTTCTCAGCATGGTCGACATCAACCTTGTGTCTTTGGCCAACCTACCCAAGCTTCCCCGACTTCGAAAG TTGGAGCTCAGTGATAACCATCTCTCTGGAGGCCTGGAGGTCCTGGCGGAACGAACACCCAGCCTGGTCCAGCTAAACCTGAGTGGGAACAAGATCAAGGACATCAACACACTGGAGCCCCTG AAAAAGCTGCCGAACCTCAAGAGCCTGGACCTTTTCAAATGCGATGTGACCATGTTGATGAGCTACCGGGAGAGTGTGTTTGCCCTCTTGCCCCAGCTCACCTACCTCGATGGCTATGATGTCGATGACAAGGAAGCTCCAGACTCTGACCCTGAGGCTGAGGGCCTGGACAGCGTTTGCGGGGAGAATGGGGAAG TGATaggtgaagaagaggaagaggacgAGGAGGAAGAGGAACTTGATGAGGATGTAATtgatgaggaggaagatgaggatgatgaagatGTTGATGgagaagaagatgaggaggaggacgaggaggaggaggacgaggaagAGGATGGGGTGGAGGATGAG gaggatgaggaggatgaagatgatgatggagaagaggatgaagaggaagagggagaag AACCCCAgcatggagagaaaaggaaacgAGCTGCAGATGATGAGGGGGAGGACAgcgaggaggacgaggaggactGA
- the PRAM1 gene encoding PML-RARA-regulated adapter molecule 1 isoform X2, translating into MQSHQDFQNLKAKFQGTQAGFGELPRKPPLPKGSQLPGLGQANTISESSFSSGTPAANWRGPPWQGQGTPPSPWLPNLGRGSQASPRTREAPRDQQTSWGIAGDAAEKASSLPSPIPLGSPRTPRKDQGLSVPRRRPLPPLKNLGPQPPKPPLPPGTLHLERFRRKEVTNRRAAGKKIILGGGTQVPALPKKPGSFSSSNCLGPPVPAIPQDPDEIYDDVEPNPCPPGPRRRGDLLVAERTLKDSQQPGQQMWNSWKPSEEVKTEEICKPLKLPKPLKQYKKEEKAEREFRKKFKFEGDIVTLTRMMIDPNANTRRGGGRNLAIRRGEILDVIQFTSREQILCRDVSGKYGFVPRTVLLPLETEVYDDVSF; encoded by the exons ATG CAGAGTCATCAGGACTTTCAAAACCTGAAAGCTAAGTTCCAGGGCACGCAGGCTGGGTTTGGTGAGCTACCCAGGAAGCCACCACTGCCCAAAGGCTCTCAGCTGCCAGGTCTGGGTCAAGCCAATACTATTTCTGAGAGTTCCTTTTCTTCTGGGACTCCTGCTGCTAATTGGAGGGGACCTCCATGGCAAGGACAAGGGACCCCACCTAGCCCTTGGCTCCCTAACCTAGGGAGAGGCTCTCAAGCCAGTCCCAGGACCAGGGAGGCTCCAAGAGACCAGCAGACATCGTGGGGAATTGCAGGGGATGCTGCAGAGAAGGCTTCCTCACTTCCAAGCCCTATCCCCTTGGGCTCTCCAAGGACACCTAGGAAGGATCAGGGCCTGAGTGTCCCCCGCAGGAGACCTCTGCCACCTCTGAAGAATCTTGGTCCCCAGCCTCCCAAGCCCCCCCTTCCACCAGGTACCCTGCATTTAGAACGTTTCAGGAGAAAAGAGGTCACTAACAGAAGAGCTGCAG GCAAGAAAATCATCCTGGGTGGGGGGACCCAAGTGCCAGCACTTCCAAAGAAGCCAGGATCCTTCTCCAGTAGCAACTGCCTGGGTCCTCCAGTTCCTGCCATTCCACA GGATCCAGATGAGATCTATGATGATGTGGAGCCAAACCCCTGCCCACCAGGCCCCAGGAGGAGAG GTGATCTACTGGTTGCAGAAAGAACTCTCAAAGATTCCCAACAACCTGGCCAGCAAATGTG GAACAGTTGGAAACCCTCAGAAGAGGTTAAGACAGAGGAAATCTGCAAACCCCTGAAGCTCCCCAAACCCCTGAAGCAgtacaaaaaggaagagaaagcagaaagagaatTCAGGAAGAAATTTAAG TTTGAAGGGGACATTGTGACTTTGACAAGGATGATGATCGACCCCAATGCCAATACCCGTCGTGGGGGTGGTAGAAACTTGGCTATTAGACGTGGGGAAATCCTGGATGTGATCCAATTCACCAGCAGAGAACAGATTCTATGCCGGGATGTCAGTGGAAAAT ATGGCTTCGTTCCTAGAACAGTTCTGCTCCCCCT GGAGACAGAAGTCTACGATGATGTTAGTTTCTAA
- the LOC140499469 gene encoding acidic leucine-rich nuclear phosphoprotein 32 family member B-like isoform X2, whose protein sequence is MDIKRRVTLELRNRKPGEVKDLVLDNCFSDDGKIGGLSSEFENLEFLSMVDINLVSLANLPKLPRLRKLELSDNHLSGGLEVLAERTPSLVQLNLSGNKIKDINTLEPLKKLPNLKSLDLFKCDVTMLMSYRESVFALLPQLTYLDGYDVDDKEAPDSDPEAEGLDSVCGENGEGEEEEEDEEEEELDEDVIDEEEDEDDEDVDGEEDEEEDEEEEDEEEDGVEDEEDEEDEDDDGEEDEEEEGEEPQHGEKRKRAADDEGEDSEEDEED, encoded by the exons ATGGACATCAAGAGGCGGGTTACGCTGGAGCTGCGGAACAGGAAGCCGGGGGAG GTGAAGGATCTAGTCTTGGATAACTGCTTCTCAGATGATGGAAAGATTGGGGGCCTGTCTTCAGAATTTGAAAATCTTGAGTTTCTCAGCATGGTCGACATCAACCTTGTGTCTTTGGCCAACCTACCCAAGCTTCCCCGACTTCGAAAG TTGGAGCTCAGTGATAACCATCTCTCTGGAGGCCTGGAGGTCCTGGCGGAACGAACACCCAGCCTGGTCCAGCTAAACCTGAGTGGGAACAAGATCAAGGACATCAACACACTGGAGCCCCTG AAAAAGCTGCCGAACCTCAAGAGCCTGGACCTTTTCAAATGCGATGTGACCATGTTGATGAGCTACCGGGAGAGTGTGTTTGCCCTCTTGCCCCAGCTCACCTACCTCGATGGCTATGATGTCGATGACAAGGAAGCTCCAGACTCTGACCCTGAGGCTGAGGGCCTGGACAGCGTTTGCGGGGAGAATGGGGAAG gtgaagaagaggaagaggacgAGGAGGAAGAGGAACTTGATGAGGATGTAATtgatgaggaggaagatgaggatgatgaagatGTTGATGgagaagaagatgaggaggaggacgaggaggaggaggacgaggaagAGGATGGGGTGGAGGATGAG gaggatgaggaggatgaagatgatgatggagaagaggatgaagaggaagagggagaag AACCCCAgcatggagagaaaaggaaacgAGCTGCAGATGATGAGGGGGAGGACAgcgaggaggacgaggaggactGA